A window of the Nitrospira sp. genome harbors these coding sequences:
- a CDS encoding DUF6521 family protein — protein MKRWNQRPFEIRNLFNPAFCGLVLFRALHGYEEQDARGMPFSLSLLVLPLCLHKDSREVIAGSPRSYLLKTTEKNQQVMVGFADRVTQMLPYAFEAFGLLMERGCIAVADDGRIQTVPDKVRKTISGTDETVSCQKVARIVGREFARIADRATVYTTFGIRP, from the coding sequence GTGAAGCGATGGAACCAGCGGCCCTTCGAGATTCGGAACCTATTTAACCCTGCCTTTTGTGGTCTTGTCCTGTTCCGCGCCCTCCATGGTTACGAGGAACAGGACGCCCGCGGCATGCCCTTCTCCTTGTCGCTGCTGGTGCTGCCCTTGTGCTTGCACAAGGATTCGCGCGAGGTGATCGCCGGCAGTCCACGAAGCTACTTGCTCAAGACCACGGAAAAGAACCAGCAGGTCATGGTGGGCTTCGCCGACCGCGTTACGCAGATGCTGCCCTATGCCTTCGAGGCGTTCGGCCTGCTGATGGAAAGAGGTTGCATCGCCGTCGCGGACGACGGTCGCATCCAGACCGTGCCTGACAAGGTGCGCAAGACCATCAGCGGAACTGACGAGACCGTCTCATGCCAGAAGGTGGCGCGCATCGTCGGACGGGAATTTGCACGCATCGCCGACCGGGCGACCGTATACACAACCTTTGGGATTCGTCCATGA
- a CDS encoding DUF3732 domain-containing protein produces MLNNISAHVSRYIQKFDAEFSPYPARLNLPQLTIIFDRPERPVPMGRTGGGENYLAYHLSALLALHLFVAQNNRPIPRFLLIDQPTQVYFPSEQVYKDADGSVQKTEADADLNAVRRLFELLLKFTQEDVPGFQLIVTEHANLRDQWFQEALVEQPWTKPPALVPEEWQDH; encoded by the coding sequence ATCCTCAACAACATCTCCGCGCATGTGTCGCGGTATATCCAGAAGTTCGACGCCGAGTTCAGCCCCTATCCTGCGCGGCTCAATCTCCCACAGCTGACTATTATCTTCGATCGCCCCGAGCGTCCGGTCCCGATGGGCCGGACCGGGGGTGGCGAGAATTATCTGGCCTACCACCTATCGGCACTGCTCGCCTTGCATCTGTTCGTAGCACAGAACAACCGCCCGATCCCTCGCTTCCTACTGATCGACCAGCCGACCCAGGTTTACTTTCCGTCTGAGCAGGTCTACAAGGACGCCGACGGCTCGGTGCAGAAGACCGAAGCCGACGCCGATCTCAATGCTGTGCGCCGACTGTTCGAGCTATTGCTGAAGTTTACTCAGGAGGATGTTCCCGGGTTCCAGTTGATCGTCACCGAGCACGCAAATCTTCGTGACCAGTGGTTCCAAGAAGCATTGGTGGAACAGCCTTGGACAAAACCGCCGGCACTAGTTCCGGAGGAATGGCAAGACCACTGA
- a CDS encoding JAB domain-containing protein: MLAEFSRQVFAGLDREQFLVCCLDAKHGIIGVNIVSIGSLTVSIVHVREVFKPAILLNACAIIAAHNHPSGDPTPSQEDRALTTRLREAGDLLGIRLLDHLILGDDRHYSFADQGWPP, encoded by the coding sequence GTGCTTGCTGAGTTTAGCCGCCAAGTCTTTGCTGGTCTCGATCGCGAGCAGTTCCTTGTCTGTTGTCTCGATGCGAAACATGGGATCATCGGTGTGAACATCGTCTCGATCGGCTCGCTTACGGTCAGCATTGTTCATGTCCGCGAAGTGTTCAAGCCCGCCATCCTTCTCAACGCCTGCGCGATCATTGCGGCCCACAATCATCCCTCCGGAGATCCCACACCGAGCCAGGAGGATCGGGCGCTCACCACACGACTGCGGGAAGCTGGCGACTTACTGGGCATCAGGCTGCTCGACCATCTCATTCTCGGCGACGACCGCCACTATAGCTTTGCAGATCAGGGCTGGCCGCCGTGA
- a CDS encoding M36 family metallopeptidase, which produces MSRELDRRIISINRLTDSRRAELTTRAEVVSNELPGAHRVRIERFDAVTGNFSAVVSENSPAEAGNYVQRALSHVQRIGRLGLEANQPAEFVADPNFQCTSSGAVAVHLQQQFKSITIFQSTQVVRFTPDGAIQDVVGILVSVDQDLTVSPRLAIAEAVRKAAEHVGTPTADEQDQRDVFGEPLIPAQVDLTGFVPRIITTFQGQPEQATLLEHGPFEENIRAQLTWFALDGGLRLTWHILITFPNFDAQYRVLVDADNGDILYCHQLVRTVVARANVYRKDGGTAREMTDLPQPLIDYALPIPSNLPTGFPDHWVTQNQTVGNSTYAHLGVTGSVVRGSVQEEVLQFNPTDATGDDQRVLNIFYYNCVMHDCFYLLGFRESDGNFQEDNLGRGGLAADRVDARAHSGAINGTANMATPIEGRGPVMNMGLVNSTGRHTAFDSSVVFHEFTHGVTNRFVGGPLNAEALDAPQSSGMGEGWSDYIACTINDTTVVGAWVLNDARGIRKFAYDGNFPDTFANIGEGRYNEPHNIGEIWCATLMELNRKIGKLLTLQLIVDALKLMPANPSFLDARDAFFLALSAKLAAGQLTSSEHGRLQSEAWKVYARFGMGPRAQSIGATISGIEPDFETPTAGSMPATQVQVETSPELAIPDNNTTGISSRLAVSELGTISHVSIGVDIAHTYIGDLRVIITAPSGTRMVLHERAGGSMRDLVASYSDTKLTALSALRGQLVRGDWVLQVIDEASQDEGVLRRWSLTVELAAATDVVRNEVSPSLIIPDNDPVGVSSPLSISNTGVARSVKVAVDITHTFVADLRLALISPTGRSALLQDRAAGDNDNLITSYDSGSSATLAALVGLPIQGVWTLRVVDLIRGDVGMLNRWQLEIGL; this is translated from the coding sequence ATGAGTCGAGAGCTGGACCGCCGCATCATCAGCATCAACAGGCTAACTGACTCACGCAGAGCTGAGCTGACAACTCGAGCGGAAGTTGTGTCGAACGAACTACCCGGTGCGCACCGCGTCCGCATCGAGCGCTTTGACGCTGTGACCGGTAATTTCTCGGCTGTGGTGTCGGAAAATTCCCCTGCAGAAGCGGGTAACTACGTTCAGCGCGCACTTAGCCACGTGCAACGGATCGGCCGACTTGGTCTGGAAGCGAACCAGCCAGCCGAGTTTGTAGCCGATCCCAACTTTCAATGCACGTCCAGCGGCGCGGTGGCAGTGCATCTGCAGCAGCAATTCAAATCGATCACGATCTTTCAGTCCACCCAGGTGGTGCGTTTCACGCCAGATGGCGCTATTCAAGACGTGGTAGGAATCCTCGTCTCGGTCGATCAGGATCTGACAGTCAGCCCGCGCTTAGCAATCGCGGAGGCGGTGCGCAAAGCCGCTGAGCATGTTGGTACCCCAACGGCCGACGAACAAGATCAACGCGATGTCTTCGGCGAACCACTAATCCCGGCCCAAGTCGATCTCACTGGCTTTGTCCCTCGGATTATCACGACTTTCCAAGGCCAGCCCGAGCAAGCCACGTTACTCGAACACGGCCCCTTCGAAGAGAACATTAGAGCACAGCTCACCTGGTTTGCCCTCGATGGTGGCTTACGATTGACATGGCACATACTGATTACGTTTCCAAATTTCGACGCCCAGTATCGCGTGCTGGTCGATGCCGACAACGGCGATATCCTGTATTGCCACCAGCTTGTTCGGACCGTCGTTGCTCGCGCTAATGTTTATCGAAAAGATGGTGGCACAGCGCGTGAGATGACAGATTTGCCGCAACCACTGATCGATTATGCCTTGCCGATCCCCTCCAATTTGCCGACGGGCTTCCCTGACCATTGGGTAACGCAGAATCAAACGGTGGGTAACTCGACTTACGCCCATTTAGGAGTTACTGGGTCGGTGGTACGAGGCAGCGTCCAAGAGGAGGTGTTGCAATTCAATCCTACTGACGCAACTGGTGATGATCAAAGAGTGCTTAACATTTTCTATTACAACTGTGTGATGCACGATTGTTTCTATTTGCTCGGCTTCCGCGAAAGTGATGGCAATTTCCAGGAGGATAATCTAGGGCGTGGCGGCTTGGCCGCCGATCGGGTTGATGCTCGCGCGCATAGCGGCGCTATTAATGGGACAGCAAACATGGCCACCCCGATTGAAGGACGTGGTCCAGTCATGAACATGGGATTGGTCAACAGCACTGGCCGGCACACAGCTTTCGATTCAAGTGTCGTATTTCATGAGTTTACGCACGGCGTCACCAATCGCTTTGTCGGTGGCCCATTGAATGCTGAAGCGTTAGATGCTCCGCAAAGTTCTGGAATGGGAGAGGGCTGGAGTGATTATATCGCTTGCACGATAAACGACACCACGGTAGTTGGGGCTTGGGTACTCAATGACGCTCGCGGCATCCGTAAGTTCGCCTACGACGGCAACTTTCCAGATACCTTCGCCAATATTGGCGAAGGCCGTTACAACGAGCCGCATAACATCGGCGAGATCTGGTGTGCTACGTTGATGGAGCTAAACCGCAAGATTGGCAAATTGCTGACACTGCAACTAATTGTCGATGCACTCAAATTAATGCCGGCCAATCCAAGCTTTTTGGATGCACGCGATGCGTTCTTTTTGGCACTGAGTGCCAAGCTTGCTGCAGGACAGCTCACCAGCAGTGAACATGGACGCCTCCAGAGTGAGGCATGGAAAGTCTATGCACGTTTTGGTATGGGGCCGCGTGCTCAGTCGATAGGTGCAACAATTTCTGGCATCGAACCGGATTTTGAGACGCCTACGGCTGGGTCCATGCCCGCGACGCAAGTACAAGTCGAGACGTCCCCCGAGCTGGCGATTCCGGACAACAACACGACCGGTATTTCTAGCCGCCTCGCCGTAAGCGAACTTGGCACGATTTCGCACGTGAGTATCGGGGTTGACATAGCGCACACCTATATTGGTGATCTGCGAGTAATAATTACAGCGCCATCGGGCACTAGAATGGTCTTGCATGAGCGCGCTGGTGGGAGCATGCGCGACCTCGTCGCCTCCTATAGCGATACTAAGCTTACTGCGCTGAGTGCGTTGCGTGGCCAATTGGTGCGAGGCGACTGGGTGCTGCAAGTAATCGATGAAGCAAGTCAGGATGAAGGCGTGCTTCGCCGTTGGAGTCTGACTGTCGAATTAGCAGCTGCCACCGACGTTGTACGCAACGAAGTTAGCCCTTCGTTGATTATTCCCGACAACGATCCCGTCGGTGTCAGTAGCCCCCTCTCGATCTCTAACACCGGAGTTGCGCGCTCGGTCAAGGTGGCGGTCGACATCACCCACACGTTCGTCGCTGATTTGCGTCTGGCCCTTATCAGCCCTACAGGGCGTAGCGCTCTGCTCCAAGATCGTGCCGCCGGCGATAACGACAATCTCATAACCTCGTATGACTCTGGTTCAAGCGCAACCCTCGCTGCATTGGTTGGTTTGCCGATACAAGGTGTTTGGACACTGCGCGTTGTCGATCTCATCAGAGGCGATGTAGGAATGCTCAACCGGTGGCAACTCGAGATCGGTCTTTGA
- a CDS encoding phosphoribosyltransferase family protein, whose translation MKASTDLVVNVIRRMNTDTRDYKVLMNASGDTVQHAIIPSTIHQIAARMAMALETTSQPDYIVGFAPGGIPIAMALSFAVNVPAVIAYKCRLDLPGELVWSEPHCQNSTFYFYGAHPGMSVILVDDEVDSGATLAGAIEALRGRGVEILAVASVVEVLHTSQSRGRQRLATLGLDLKSLQRFDVDCEMS comes from the coding sequence ATGAAGGCCAGTACCGATCTAGTCGTGAACGTGATACGGCGGATGAACACTGATACGAGGGACTATAAAGTCCTGATGAACGCTTCTGGGGACACAGTGCAGCATGCCATCATTCCTAGTACGATTCATCAAATAGCGGCGCGAATGGCGATGGCTCTCGAGACGACTTCCCAACCCGATTACATCGTGGGCTTCGCGCCTGGAGGGATTCCCATCGCGATGGCGTTGTCCTTTGCTGTCAACGTGCCGGCAGTCATAGCCTATAAGTGTCGCCTCGATCTTCCCGGAGAGTTGGTTTGGTCCGAACCGCATTGTCAGAATTCCACTTTCTATTTCTATGGTGCGCATCCAGGTATGTCGGTGATCCTGGTCGATGACGAGGTTGACTCCGGCGCGACTCTGGCCGGTGCCATCGAAGCTCTTCGCGGGCGAGGCGTAGAGATACTTGCCGTCGCATCGGTTGTCGAGGTCCTGCATACCTCTCAGTCGCGTGGCCGACAGCGACTCGCCACGTTGGGTCTAGACCTGAAGTCTTTGCAACGCTTCGACGTTGATTGCGAAATGTCTTGA
- a CDS encoding radical SAM protein: MKIEGRRYRDEWLPNFFPGRIVSDAVVRVSRTGRFILLTPDEDRQLSEIYMDDDLYTRLERTGHIVTMENAQRVLSNLTTWFDGTFAGPTLHIVVTTRRCNLTCTYCHMLPQPIKTEQTLTDMSSEIADQVVDFILDTPNPVNKIEFQGGEPFLNFDCMKHVVETARAQNAGVGKKLDFTVVTNLMMATDDQLSWCRDEGVRISYSLNGPRDMHDHYRKTLGGHGSHDRVIRRLHEVRERFPGLLSASPLCVVDADNAPQLRDLIDYFIDLGYNSVALLKLRPLGNAQSGSLHLNMDAFLHYYLDALDYLMERSTRDGVAYSERMVRVVVSKLLGDSDVGYVDWRNPCGDFSGAITYDYDGAVLPSDEARSLRPHFVLGNVREHRYGDLIRRPETFATMNMSLRDRHPVCRECAYNPYCGVAPILEFARHGSLEPVPYESEECRFTLAILDWTFRNFQRDPVGLIQMLPDLGPYVHALLCGAASTSPEKNTAS, from the coding sequence ATGAAGATCGAAGGACGTCGGTACCGGGACGAGTGGCTCCCCAACTTTTTCCCTGGACGTATTGTGAGCGATGCGGTGGTTCGAGTGTCACGCACCGGACGGTTCATTCTGCTGACCCCTGACGAGGACCGGCAGCTCTCAGAAATATATATGGACGATGACTTGTACACCAGGTTGGAGAGAACAGGGCATATCGTTACGATGGAAAACGCGCAACGCGTGTTGTCAAACCTGACGACTTGGTTCGACGGGACATTCGCCGGACCCACTCTGCATATCGTCGTGACCACCCGACGTTGCAATCTCACCTGCACCTATTGCCATATGTTGCCGCAACCGATCAAAACCGAACAAACCCTCACTGACATGTCCTCCGAGATCGCAGACCAAGTCGTTGATTTCATCCTCGACACCCCCAACCCCGTCAACAAGATCGAGTTCCAGGGAGGCGAACCCTTCCTCAACTTCGACTGCATGAAGCACGTCGTGGAAACCGCGCGTGCGCAAAACGCTGGGGTTGGCAAGAAACTCGATTTTACGGTCGTCACCAACCTCATGATGGCAACCGACGATCAGCTCTCGTGGTGCCGGGACGAAGGCGTAAGGATTTCCTACTCTCTCAACGGACCCCGCGATATGCACGATCATTACCGCAAAACGTTGGGTGGACACGGCTCGCATGATCGGGTCATCCGTCGGCTCCACGAGGTTAGGGAACGCTTTCCTGGTCTGCTCAGTGCCTCTCCATTGTGCGTCGTGGACGCGGACAACGCGCCTCAACTGCGAGATTTAATCGATTACTTCATAGATCTTGGCTACAACAGTGTCGCCCTTCTTAAACTACGTCCGTTGGGGAACGCGCAGTCTGGCAGCTTGCACCTCAACATGGACGCATTCCTCCACTATTACCTCGATGCTCTCGACTATCTCATGGAACGCTCGACACGTGACGGCGTCGCTTATAGCGAACGTATGGTGCGCGTGGTGGTTAGCAAGCTGCTCGGCGATAGCGACGTCGGCTATGTTGACTGGCGCAATCCTTGTGGAGATTTTAGCGGGGCTATCACCTACGATTATGATGGTGCCGTCTTGCCGTCCGACGAGGCTCGGTCGCTTCGCCCTCACTTCGTTCTGGGAAATGTTCGAGAACATCGATACGGCGACCTCATTCGACGGCCAGAGACGTTCGCAACTATGAATATGTCGCTGCGCGATCGGCATCCGGTATGCCGCGAGTGCGCGTATAACCCGTACTGCGGCGTCGCTCCTATTCTTGAGTTTGCCCGTCACGGTTCTCTGGAGCCGGTTCCATACGAGAGCGAAGAGTGCCGTTTTACACTTGCCATACTCGATTGGACTTTCCGCAACTTCCAGCGCGATCCGGTGGGATTGATTCAGATGCTTCCCGATCTCGGACCGTACGTGCATGCACTCCTGTGCGGCGCGGCCTCGACTAGCCCGGAGAAGAACACAGCATCATGA
- a CDS encoding HEXXH motif-containing putative peptide modification protein, whose protein sequence is MTSLCAPLSPPPLSEKAREQLTQDLQKYRRRLASRQLASIAASPETAGSEPLVTQYLMDVAREFMDSAANSRPTCLEHWGELFSILRIRSTAPTGEHRRAARRNLAAGLLFLAADREERFTVETELDAFGRMLDTRSGAWIRPPFAPDAPLGATAKDGVITLREIDRPAADGIVLEQCDKMAQKVPRLGATQILLFDDPAALGIPVSAAVKSPTEFQSFVDSVKQAMDVLSSLAPLWRDWIASLVPALVYMGAPPPKSDSRSESYGAGFPICLSHVRDPMRHAEDLVHECQHHRFHLWAQDVAWDSLGLHTCEFVSPYRGDPRPLSGLHLGLHAFTAVNAFRLDAIDTGLIGKIQFGALLRTHCANLFAWSTLMDFETAGGEVARYLNEVAAELVRHHAAIRTLMPDMAFREIQQHFSEHIEQVSQQCGGARNNAPVYTNWDAIVEAAKRRTRSNI, encoded by the coding sequence ATGACCTCGCTATGCGCCCCCCTCTCTCCGCCTCCTCTGTCTGAGAAAGCAAGGGAGCAGCTCACCCAGGACCTACAGAAATATCGTCGGCGCCTCGCATCCCGTCAATTGGCTTCGATCGCTGCTTCGCCGGAGACCGCTGGGTCGGAACCACTCGTAACACAATACCTCATGGACGTGGCGAGGGAGTTCATGGACTCGGCTGCAAACTCACGACCTACGTGCCTGGAGCATTGGGGCGAATTGTTCTCGATCCTCCGTATACGTTCCACCGCGCCAACTGGCGAGCACCGGCGAGCGGCGCGGCGAAACCTGGCTGCAGGCCTTTTGTTTCTAGCCGCCGATCGGGAGGAGCGCTTCACAGTCGAAACGGAGCTGGACGCCTTCGGCCGCATGCTGGATACACGCAGTGGTGCCTGGATCCGCCCTCCTTTCGCTCCGGATGCTCCGCTCGGCGCCACTGCCAAAGATGGGGTTATCACACTACGCGAGATCGACCGGCCAGCTGCGGATGGGATCGTGCTAGAGCAATGCGATAAGATGGCACAGAAGGTGCCGCGTCTCGGTGCGACACAAATTCTATTGTTTGACGACCCCGCCGCATTGGGGATTCCGGTTAGCGCGGCGGTAAAGTCACCCACGGAATTCCAGTCATTTGTCGACAGCGTGAAACAGGCAATGGACGTCCTTTCCTCCTTGGCACCGCTGTGGCGCGATTGGATCGCATCGCTGGTTCCGGCGCTGGTATACATGGGCGCGCCCCCGCCCAAGAGCGACAGCCGGTCGGAATCATACGGCGCCGGCTTTCCGATTTGTCTCTCGCATGTTCGTGACCCGATGAGGCATGCAGAGGATCTGGTGCATGAGTGCCAGCATCACCGTTTCCATCTTTGGGCGCAGGACGTGGCGTGGGATTCTCTTGGCCTCCACACTTGCGAGTTCGTCTCACCTTATCGAGGCGATCCGCGTCCGCTCTCCGGACTCCATTTAGGGCTACATGCATTCACCGCCGTGAACGCGTTCAGGCTTGACGCGATCGACACCGGCCTGATAGGAAAAATTCAATTCGGGGCGCTATTACGGACGCATTGCGCCAACCTGTTCGCATGGTCTACGCTGATGGACTTCGAGACGGCCGGTGGCGAGGTGGCGCGTTACCTCAACGAAGTGGCTGCCGAGTTGGTCCGCCATCATGCGGCCATCCGGACCCTGATGCCCGACATGGCGTTCCGAGAGATACAGCAGCACTTTTCCGAACATATCGAGCAAGTGTCCCAACAGTGCGGCGGTGCGCGAAACAACGCACCCGTCTATACCAATTGGGACGCGATAGTCGAGGCTGCCAAAAGGCGTACTCGGAGTAACATATGA
- a CDS encoding MBL fold metallo-hydrolase, with protein MLVHHLGHSFLAIEVDGNILLVDPILTHGSLRLRQPFVARWAWPELMDRICGVVVSHSHGDHLHPPSLLGLDPATTVFAFGEESCQQVTTLGFREVVDLNVQREISPVSGLDVKAIPAIDSADGVHQCILLFKFDGHIVLDAVDVRDTNELRSSLDGLRGHIDVAFLPAGTSVQWEGGWNQMDADAAVAFAAWLAPKRVALAGGAISMDGQPMLGFPERYPASLHSVIKAIAETLGSERIIVEPTPFSVDVSKFESPRICAFRPKHFTAASSPSRPQALATTFFSGHDPRIPLESLAQTNVAAWNAAWGEARETVRALGPQLALLNRRCPEANCTPAQALASRTITCLARGGDDGAIASILSLLPQGDDPNSLDVSFFAPAEAAIRSHPSEKIAEALLALEVDRALSLLRREEHVMRRRAAPSQAQADLRREHLDRLAQEMPARRPRLRSNHVLLGRDSAHLVATDHKQDTLAAVLIAASPSGIRSIGLDATELLILDLLDGRTGSDVSSALSEATGLPEDVTMSAVTTFVLRVEATMPAAIGWVS; from the coding sequence GTGCTCGTTCATCATTTAGGTCACTCTTTCCTCGCGATCGAGGTAGATGGCAACATCCTGCTGGTCGACCCTATCCTTACTCACGGATCATTACGGCTTCGGCAGCCTTTTGTGGCGCGATGGGCCTGGCCTGAGCTGATGGATCGAATATGCGGCGTGGTTGTCAGTCATTCGCATGGCGATCATCTGCATCCACCCTCCCTGCTTGGTTTGGATCCTGCAACTACCGTTTTTGCGTTCGGGGAGGAGTCTTGCCAGCAAGTCACCACACTAGGTTTTCGAGAAGTCGTCGATCTAAATGTGCAACGGGAGATTAGTCCTGTCTCCGGCCTCGATGTGAAAGCGATTCCAGCCATAGATTCAGCAGACGGCGTTCACCAGTGCATCCTGCTCTTCAAGTTCGACGGGCACATAGTTTTGGACGCCGTTGATGTTCGTGACACCAATGAACTGAGGAGTTCTCTCGACGGCCTGCGTGGACATATTGATGTTGCGTTTCTCCCCGCGGGCACATCTGTGCAATGGGAGGGAGGATGGAATCAGATGGACGCCGATGCAGCTGTGGCCTTCGCCGCATGGCTCGCACCTAAGAGGGTTGCATTGGCGGGTGGCGCCATTTCCATGGATGGGCAACCTATGCTGGGCTTTCCTGAACGCTATCCGGCATCTCTGCACAGCGTGATCAAAGCCATAGCGGAGACCCTTGGCTCTGAAAGAATCATTGTGGAGCCCACACCCTTCTCCGTCGACGTCAGCAAGTTCGAGAGCCCTCGCATCTGCGCCTTCCGGCCGAAGCATTTCACCGCAGCTTCGTCACCTAGTCGCCCGCAGGCGCTTGCGACTACCTTTTTCAGCGGTCATGATCCCCGGATTCCGCTTGAAAGCCTTGCCCAAACCAACGTGGCAGCATGGAACGCCGCTTGGGGAGAGGCCCGTGAAACAGTTCGCGCCCTGGGCCCACAGCTGGCACTTTTGAATCGCCGGTGCCCTGAAGCGAACTGCACACCTGCCCAAGCACTGGCAAGCCGTACCATTACCTGCTTGGCACGCGGCGGTGACGACGGGGCTATCGCGAGCATCCTCTCCCTACTGCCTCAGGGAGACGACCCAAACTCACTAGATGTCTCCTTCTTTGCGCCGGCCGAAGCGGCAATCCGTAGCCACCCAAGTGAGAAGATCGCCGAAGCCCTGTTGGCGTTGGAGGTGGATCGTGCTCTATCCCTGCTTCGTCGAGAAGAACACGTCATGCGCCGCCGCGCGGCCCCGTCCCAGGCGCAAGCGGATTTGCGGCGCGAGCACCTGGATCGACTGGCTCAGGAGATGCCGGCTCGCCGTCCCCGGCTGCGGTCCAATCATGTGCTACTCGGACGCGACAGCGCACACCTTGTTGCAACGGACCACAAACAGGATACATTGGCTGCCGTCTTGATTGCGGCCTCGCCCAGTGGCATTCGGAGTATAGGACTCGACGCGACAGAACTGCTGATACTTGATCTTCTAGATGGCCGAACCGGGTCCGACGTAAGTTCAGCACTTTCTGAGGCGACAGGACTCCCGGAAGATGTCACAATGTCCGCGGTGACCACTTTCGTATTGCGTGTGGAAGCGACGATGCCAGCAGCAATCGGATGGGTGTCATGA